Genomic window (Terriglobales bacterium):
CCATTTCCAGAGACTCAGACCAACCAGAAACTGGTAAATCAGCTGACTGACCAAAGCGTAATACCATCCCGCGGGAAGAAGATGGCTGGCGCCTTCACCGGCAAGAGCCCAGGGACGAGCTTCGTGAACACGAGAGGAAATATTGAGAGCCACAGAGATGTAAACAGCAGCGATGATGGCGAGTTCCGGCCACACTGAATCGCGCCAGCGCAACAGGCTGTTGATGACGAGATCCAGGTCGGCTAGTCCTTTCGGTTTCAATAGTCCAGCGTCGCGCAGGTGCTGCACAATCAAACGAAATCGCGATTCCATCAACACCTGCCCCAGCAGCAGGACGGGCACCGCGATCAGCATCCGACTGGTTACCCGGTAGTCGGTAAGCAGGCTTCGCAAGGCGGCGGGGTGGAAGAGCGCGGTCATAATCACCAGCGGCAGCCATCCCACCGCAATGGCAAGAATGATGCGTCTTCCCAGATTCCAGTGCGTGGAGTCAATCAGACGAGTGGTTTGCTGGGCGCGATAGAACGGTCCTCCGCGGATCAGGGAGGCATCCTCAGAGACGATGGCGGGCGACACCTGCTGCTCCGGAAGGAAGGGCACGGGGTTCGGCTGAGCCATGGCAGCTCCTGCGATTCTCACTCCGGGCTACTGGATGAAGTAGGACCAGAGCGAGTAGAGTCCGAGAATAGAAACCAGCACAGCGATGGCGACGCTAAGCGGCCATTTTGCCACTACTGGGGTTTCCCCAAGACGTAACCGGCGCAAAACGAGCCAATGTGAAATCGCGGCGATAAGTGTAGCAACCAATCCGATCAGTACAAGTGCCACGCCCATGCGAATGGCTGCCTGATGAAGGCGGGCCGATTGTTGGGTGTGGGTGAGCTGTTCGAGCGCGCGAAAAAAGCCGATCATCCCGAAGCCAAAGGTGGCAAACGCCAAGGCGGTGCGAATCCAGGCTAGAGTCGTACGGTCGAGCGCAAGAGAGGTGCGAAACCTGGCGAAACTAGTGCGCTGGCCGGCCAAAGCGGTTTTCGCGTCGGCAACTGGCTCCTGGCTCACGCGAGCTCCTTGATCAGTTTCCCGGATACGGATTTGAGTGCGCCTGAACGGCAAAAGAACGCAATTGAAATCCGCTTAATTACTGCTTCCTACGGGCGCCTCCATCTTCCTCATCGCCTCGTCGATGGCCTTCTTCATGCTGAGCGTGTCGGCGCCTTGCCGTGGAGGATAGTCCTGCAGGCTCTTGAGATGAGCTGCTAGAAATGGACCAGCGGCGGTAGGAGCCCAGAGCTTGTGAGCGAAAAATTCGCGCCCGATGTAGCCGAACTCCTCCGAGTCGGGCGTCATCTTTTCCATGGGATCCATCAGGAGGTTCACGACATATGGGACGCTGGGATAGCTCTTTGGATCGAACCAGTTGTTATGCATCTTGACGCCGATATGCATCTTCCAACCATCGACGCGAATGGCCATGAGATCGGTTTCGTCGTAATAGAAAATTTCCCGGCGTGCAGATTTCTGCGATTTTCCCGTCCAGTAATCGAGATTGTTGTATCCGTCCAGGTGAACCTTGTAGGTCGTCGAACCCATCTTGTACCCGGTTAGAAGGTTCTGCTTCAGATCCGGCAACCCGGCGGCGGCAGCGAGCGTAACGAAGAGATCTTCGTGGCTTTGAACACCATTGGAGACGGTGCCGGCGGGAATATGCCCGGGCCATTTGATCAAACAGGGTACACGCAGGCCACCTTCCCAAGTTGTGCCCTTTTCGCCACGGAAGGGAGCGTAGCCACCATCCGGCCAGAACATCAATTCGTTGCCGTTATCGGTGGTGTACACCACGATCGTGTTGTCCGCAACTCCCAGTTCGTCGAGTTTCTTGAGAATGGCGCCAACATGCTCGTCATGTTCAAGCATGCGAGCGCGGACTACATCCTCCTCCGCTCGGCCTTCGTTCACCGCCATCTGAACGTACTTGGGATTGGGATGCGACCAGATATGGATCGCAGTGGAATTAAACCAAACGAAAAAGGGCTTGCCTCCTTTGCCGTTTTTGTCCATCCATTTCAGGGTTTCGCCCAGGACTTCGGCATCGATAGTCTCCATGCGCTTGCGGGTGAGCGGACCGGTGTCTTCAATTTTCTGTCGTCCGACTCTTCCGAATTTCGGATCGGTGGTGGAATCATCCGTATCCATTGCCCAGGTGTGAAGCACGCCACGCGGTCCGAACTTTTTCAGATAGTCAGGATTCTTGTGCGCAGGGTAATCGAGCTCCTCAGGCTCCTCTTCCGCATTGAGGTGATACAGATTGCCGAACCATTCGTCGAAGCCGTGGTTGGTAGGCAGAAATTCGTTGCGGTCACCGAGGTGGTTTTTTCCGAACTGTGCGGTCGCGTATCCTTGCGACTTCAATACTTCTGCGAGAGTTGGATCTTCTTTTTGAATTCCGCGTGTTGATCCAGGAATGCCGATGGTAGTCATACCAGTGCGGATGGGCATCTGTCCCATGATGAAGGCGGCGCGACCGGCAGTGCAGCTTGGCTGTCCATAGTGATCGGTGAAGAGCATGCCGTTCTTGCCGATGCTGTCGATATTCGGGGTCCATCCCATCATGCCGTGCGTGTACGCGCCCACGTTCCAGTAGCCGATGTCATCGCCAAAAATCACGACGATGTTTGGTTTTTGTTGAGCTGAGACGGGCAACAAGGAAAGCGTGAACGCAAGGAGCACGCCAATGGCTGGATAAGCGATTCTTCGCATGTTCATCCCCTCGACATGGCATTCGGTGGTCAAAAATAGCTGCTGAAAACTGGCACAAGCAACTTCTCTGTGAAATTTCTCGACAATCGTTTTCCTGTGAATAAAAAATATCTTCTTGACTTTCTTAAGTTGCAACGGAAGATTGCAACCCGCGAGTATTTGTGCAATTCTGCGAGACGTTGCTTGGCCTTGTCGGAGGAAGCGCGACTATCGGCCTTGGAACAGTTATGTCGGCGCGGCCCGGCGCGAGGCTGCAGCCGATCCCTTATTGTTTGGCGGGAACCCGGAACTATAACTACCTTTTCGAAATAGGCCTTTTCTTGATCCCGAAGGAGGTCAAAAACCATGGTGTTTTCACTCTTCCCAAGACTGGCGACGTCGATTCGAACAAGTGCCCTGGGGTTCGTGGTTATTTGCATCTTTGCGTGTTTGGCCGCACCCGCCTGGGGGGCGAGCAAAGAGAAAGATGAGGAAACCCTGAAGAACGCGGCCACCGTATTTCAGCAGGTGGTCACGGGCGACGATGTTCCTGCGGACGTGCTGGCGAAATCGCTCTGCATCATCGTGCTGCCGAACGTGAAGAAGTTCGGTTTTGGTGTGGGAGGAAGCGGGGGGCGTGGCGCACTGAGCTGCCGCACGGGAGAGAACTTCACTGGCAAGTGGTCCGCTCCTGCGATGTATAGCATCGGCGGCGCCAGCGTCGGCGCACAGGTTGGTGGATCGTCCACCGATTTTGTAATGCTAGTGATGAACAACAAAGGCGTAGAGGCTGTCCTTAAAGACAAAACCAAAGTTGGCAGTGACGCCAGTGCCACCGCCGGTCCTAGCAGCGCGAGTGCCACCAGCACTTCGGTGGGCGGCTCCGACCTGTTGACTTACGCGAAGTCCAAAGGCCTGTTTGCCGGCGTATCTCTGGATGGAGCTACTCTCCACCAGGATGGCGACGCTAACCAACGCTTGTACGGCAAAGTGATGAGCGCTACCGACATCGTACGTGGGAAAGATGTGAAGCCGCCCGCCGGTGGACAGGAACTGGTCACGCTGCTGGATAGCAAAGTTCCCAAGCTCAAGCATTGAGAGGGGACGCAGGAACAGCAAAAAGGGAGCGAGGTAGAGCCGGTAAACGAGAGCCGCAGGGCTGAGCGAAAAGGCTTGTTTGCATGAATTCGATTGCCAGCTCTACCGCATGAGGAAGAACTGCTCGTCTCGCACTTTTCGAGGCCATCAGCATTTTTTGCTTGTGATTGTGTGGCCGCGCTCAGTTCGCACATAAACCCATTAGAAAAGAAGCGCCTGTAGGAAGAGCGCGATAATCACCGCTGACACAACCG
Coding sequences:
- a CDS encoding arylsulfatase, with translation MRRIAYPAIGVLLAFTLSLLPVSAQQKPNIVVIFGDDIGYWNVGAYTHGMMGWTPNIDSIGKNGMLFTDHYGQPSCTAGRAAFIMGQMPIRTGMTTIGIPGSTRGIQKEDPTLAEVLKSQGYATAQFGKNHLGDRNEFLPTNHGFDEWFGNLYHLNAEEEPEELDYPAHKNPDYLKKFGPRGVLHTWAMDTDDSTTDPKFGRVGRQKIEDTGPLTRKRMETIDAEVLGETLKWMDKNGKGGKPFFVWFNSTAIHIWSHPNPKYVQMAVNEGRAEEDVVRARMLEHDEHVGAILKKLDELGVADNTIVVYTTDNGNELMFWPDGGYAPFRGEKGTTWEGGLRVPCLIKWPGHIPAGTVSNGVQSHEDLFVTLAAAAGLPDLKQNLLTGYKMGSTTYKVHLDGYNNLDYWTGKSQKSARREIFYYDETDLMAIRVDGWKMHIGVKMHNNWFDPKSYPSVPYVVNLLMDPMEKMTPDSEEFGYIGREFFAHKLWAPTAAGPFLAAHLKSLQDYPPRQGADTLSMKKAIDEAMRKMEAPVGSSN
- a CDS encoding lipid-binding SYLF domain-containing protein codes for the protein MVFSLFPRLATSIRTSALGFVVICIFACLAAPAWGASKEKDEETLKNAATVFQQVVTGDDVPADVLAKSLCIIVLPNVKKFGFGVGGSGGRGALSCRTGENFTGKWSAPAMYSIGGASVGAQVGGSSTDFVMLVMNNKGVEAVLKDKTKVGSDASATAGPSSASATSTSVGGSDLLTYAKSKGLFAGVSLDGATLHQDGDANQRLYGKVMSATDIVRGKDVKPPAGGQELVTLLDSKVPKLKH
- a CDS encoding DUF202 domain-containing protein translates to MSQEPVADAKTALAGQRTSFARFRTSLALDRTTLAWIRTALAFATFGFGMIGFFRALEQLTHTQQSARLHQAAIRMGVALVLIGLVATLIAAISHWLVLRRLRLGETPVVAKWPLSVAIAVLVSILGLYSLWSYFIQ